A genomic region of Ignavibacteria bacterium contains the following coding sequences:
- a CDS encoding DUF2279 domain-containing protein yields the protein MIRYFFILLLLTQYQVFSSGGYTKIKLDETPINFYELQQNRILLRLNSFQQQEFLFNISPIEKNTNQKNNDSTRIKWEYLGPFIGATVITNVSIYFIFKDAYWNEARTKFHTFNDWNNADMNIDKLGHFYAGMLLSKGAYKVLRATNVPENYSVISSILSSIFFQTQIEFHDAYYKKWGWSWWDFGGNVLGAIYPHLQNHFKPLQSVNLKWSYHPSPAYKKGWYDYWIKDYEGFTYYLSFDIHSILPSPVDNYWPKWLNFAIAYGVEKVKLGKNIWNSSGKPLGDREWYISLDYSLLKLFNPESKILREVLDLLDNFHFPAPAVRITPSTIWYGIYF from the coding sequence ATGATTAGATACTTTTTTATTTTGTTGCTGTTAACCCAATATCAAGTTTTCTCATCGGGTGGATACACAAAAATTAAATTAGATGAAACTCCTATTAATTTTTATGAACTTCAGCAAAACAGAATTCTGTTAAGATTAAATTCTTTTCAACAACAAGAATTCTTATTCAATATTTCACCTATCGAAAAAAATACAAATCAAAAGAATAATGATTCGACGCGAATTAAGTGGGAATATCTCGGACCTTTCATTGGTGCAACAGTAATTACGAATGTCTCAATTTATTTTATTTTCAAAGATGCTTACTGGAACGAAGCGAGAACAAAGTTCCATACTTTTAACGATTGGAATAACGCTGATATGAATATTGATAAGTTGGGTCATTTTTATGCTGGAATGTTATTGTCAAAAGGAGCCTACAAAGTTTTGAGAGCAACCAATGTCCCCGAGAATTACTCTGTTATCTCTTCAATCCTTTCAAGTATTTTTTTTCAAACTCAAATTGAATTTCACGATGCTTATTACAAAAAGTGGGGATGGAGCTGGTGGGACTTTGGTGGAAATGTTCTAGGTGCAATCTATCCACATCTTCAAAATCATTTTAAACCTCTTCAATCGGTTAATTTAAAGTGGAGTTACCATCCATCACCTGCCTACAAAAAAGGCTGGTATGATTACTGGATTAAGGATTATGAAGGATTTACATATTACTTGAGTTTTGATATTCATTCCATTCTTCCTTCACCAGTTGATAATTACTGGCCCAAATGGTTGAATTTTGCAATAGCTTATGGTGTCGAGAAAGTTAAACTCGGGAAAAACATCTGGAATAGTTCAGGAAAACCACTCGGAGATAGAGAATGGTATATTTCTCTTGATTACAGTTTATTGAAATTATTTAACCCAGAATCAAAAATTTTAAGAGAAGTATTAGACTTGCTTGATAATTTTCATTTCCCAGCACCTGCAGTGAGAATCACTCCATCAACAATATGGTATGGAATTTATTTTTAG